One window from the genome of Gammaproteobacteria bacterium encodes:
- a CDS encoding Rrf2 family transcriptional regulator: protein MTREVDYAALRCLLVIARRGRAGTGEITETQDVPVSFLGKIVSALARAGIVVTRRGAGGGETLARSPTSITVLEVIQRPFTVNYCTGDPRSCDRSDDYALEPVRARAQRAMIEAFDVSFDDLLDGSTGMVA from the coding sequence ATGACCCGCGAGGTTGACTACGCCGCGCTGCGGTGCCTCTTGGTGATCGCCCGACGCGGCCGAGCAGGCACCGGCGAGATCACAGAGACTCAAGATGTCCCCGTGTCGTTCCTCGGCAAGATCGTTTCTGCCTTGGCTCGGGCAGGCATTGTCGTGACTCGGCGTGGCGCCGGCGGTGGCGAGACGCTGGCTCGCTCACCCACTTCGATCACGGTTCTCGAAGTCATCCAGAGGCCCTTCACCGTCAACTACTGCACCGGCGATCCCCGCAGCTGCGACCGAAGCGACGACTACGCACTCGAGCCCGTGCGTGCTCGAGCCCAACGCGCAATGATCGAAGCCTTCGATGTCAGCTTCGACGACCTTCTGGACGGAAGCACAGGAATGGTGGCCTAG